The following DNA comes from Sediminitomix flava.
TTTTGATTAAATATGAGGAAACAGCTTCTGCTCTTTTTGTTGATAACCATAGGTTATAATCATCATCACCTCTAGCATCTTCATGACACACAATCTGAACATTGAGTGAAGGGTTTTCTAACAGCTGATCGATCAGTTTAGTTAGTTCATAAACTCGATCTAATTGTAACTCCCATTTATTTACGGCAAAGAAAAATTCTTTTAACCTAAGTTTTTCTGAACGACTTTTCAAACTAACTTCAATGGGGGTATTATCATCTTCTGAAATTTTCAATTCAGTTTTCTTAGATGAATGAGAGGAGTGACTAAACTCAAATTCGTAATCTATAGCAGGTTCAAGTAAAATAGGATTAAGACTATCTAGTTTTAAATACAATTTTTCATTAGAAATCTTATTTAGAACACGAACAGTAGTCTCTTTACTGATGTCTTGACCTTCTTCACTTTTAATGATAAAATGTTGCTTTATGAGATTTTTTGGTTCCAAAAACACATTTAACATCACTTGATCATCAGTTGAAGATGATGATGGAAGATAGATTATGCTTGGAGTAGTGTAATATTGGTTCTTATAAAAACGAAAAGCATAGGTACATCCTTTATCTAAAGAGAACTCAAACATTGAATTTTTCAATAGTTTGATCTGTTTGTGTATTTGAAATTCAAGCTTTTGATCTTCGGATACTTTAAATATATCAAGCTCTACCTTTCGAAGTGATTTGTTTTGAGCTGTAAGAATAGCCCCTTTCACCTTTACTCTTTGTTGTCCTAGTAATGGCGAAAAGTGGTTTGAAGTAAGTAAAAAAAAGAAAACAAGAAATATATTCCTGTCAATCATAATTTAGTTTCAGATATTTAAGTTTGCGCTAACATTGATTGACAAATAATGTAAGTTTTCACTTATAGATTCCTCGATTGTAAATATTTAATCTCATGTATCCTTCCAATAAAAATTTAATAGAGATACATTGATTTTATTTGTAATTTAGTTTTTGTCAGTTAATACTAAATTGAAATTATTAATCAGATAATGAGCTGTTTCAGAAATCTACTAGGTAATCATTTACTCTTATTTATCTTTCTGATTCTTCTCCCTTCATTTGCCCTAAATGCGAGTAATCGAGCCAATAAATTCATTGTAAAAGGTGTTTTTATTGACAAAGACACAGGCAAAAGGGTGCAGGGTGTATCAGTGCTAATCTTAAATACCAAAGATCAATCCAAAATCTCTCTTGTTACAGGAAAAAATGGAGATTTTAAGGTAACTTTAAATGATCTCGCCGAATACAAAATTCAAGGCAGTAAACCTATGCACCTTTTCTCATTAGAGAAATCTGTTCTCACCTACGATTTAACTCCAAATACAAATATTGACTTGGAATTTAAAATAGAGCGCATTCACTTTAATACACCTTACCTTTTACCTAATTTCAAATTTCATCTTAACGATAAAGAAATTGCAAATACTGATGCTAGATATATCACTCTTTTAAAAGAAATACTGGATGATCACCCAGACATGAGTATTGAAATTAGAAATCACACAGACTCAAGAGGCAGCGATGATTATAACTTAACTCTATCACAAAAAAGAGCTGATGAAATAAAAAAATTATTGATCAAAAAAGGGCTTCCTGCTCAAAATATCTTAGCATTGGGCATAGGTGAAAAAGAGCTTTTAAATGAATGCGAAAACAATATAAAGTGTTCAAGCACTGCACACCTAATAAATAGAAGATCTGAATTTGTATTAACTACTCCGTAAACTAAAAAAGCAAGGGATTATGCTCCCTTGCTTTTTTAGTTTACGATATATCTTGTATAACTTTTTAAACTCATCGCTAAAACTAATACCCTCCTTGCACCTTCCGAGTAAACCACTCCATTGTAGCCAACAAAACGATAACAGCCAACAACCATTCAAGGCCGATGATTTCCATAAAATCCTCATGTGTATGGATAATATCGGCAGGTTTATTTTGAATTAGATAAGTCTTAAGTTGTTCTATATCTTTCACCTCGTGAAACTCCCCATTATTTTGGAGTGAGATATTTTTGAGCGCATTGAAATTAGCTGAGGTTTGTGATGCCTCCAAGTTAATAGACTTAACAGTGAATTGACCTCTTGCAATTTCAGTTTTACCATTCAAATTACTATTCGCTGTAAAAGTATAAATCCCTTGAGGTAAATCTTTTACAGTAAATCGATTACTTCCTTTCGAGTTTACATAAGAATAACTATAGTTTTGTTCATTTTCATCTGCAATGTTTAATTCTATAGTTTGTCCATATACCCTTTCATAAATATCATTGTATACTTCTGTATCAAAATGAACATCATCAGAATCTAGGTATTCAGCTTCTTGAGTAAAAACTCTAAACTTGCGCTTATCTTCTTTAGTAGAAAGATATTGTACGGTTTTACTAATCAGATTATCAAAAGCTTTATGTTTTTGAGTCAATGAATACTCATGGAGTCTCCACATCCAAAGTCCTTCTCCTAGCATTACTGCAGATTTTTCTGCTTGTACTTCATTGACTACTAAAAGAGGTTTTTTAGTCACGATATTTCCAACTCTTTGGTATAAAAGCACATTACTTCCTTTATCTACTTCAATATTTCCAAAAGGCACATTTACAGGGGGTAACTTCCCTAAAAGCACTTTATTTTCTTCATCCATACTAAAAGATGAAAAGTTACTATTCACACTCGGAGTTACTTTATCAAAATTGCGATTAGCAGTTCTAAGATGAATAGGAGTTCCACTTTTCTGGAAATAAGTAAAATCTGATTGGCTACCAAGTATGTACCAGCAAGGAATATTTTTCTTCTTAATTTTATCGAGAATATCTCGTCCCTTCCCACCAATAGAAGGTACTTGATGTAGAATTGCCAAGTCAAACTTCTCTTTATCAAAAAAATCAGGTTTTAAAGCTTTCATTCCAGGAATCCATACAATCAATTCCAAGTTTTTATCTTTTTCGATTGCACTTTTTAAAGCTTTAATATCTGGATGTGGAGCTGATGCAACCAACAATATCTTTTCCCTTCCTTCTAAAATATCGATGTAAAGGTCTTTTGAATTATTTTCAGCAGTAAATTCTTCATCCAATGCACTAATCCTCACTTTGAAATGCTGTGTCCCTTTTTCTGTCGCATTCGCCAAAAACTCAAACTGTTGGATATCCTCATCTTTAGAAAATTTGACAACTTTCTTATCTAATACTTTTCCTTTATGAATCAGTTCTATTTTGGTACTCTGATTTTCGAAGCCTTTATTCTCCACTTCTGCAACAATAGGAAATTTGTTGTCTTTATAAGCTACTCTATTAGATAGAATTGACTTTACTTTTATATCCGCTTTTGACATTGTATCTCCTATTGCCAAGGTGTGGATATTCATTCGATAAGGTGAGTATTCAGGAGAAAAGCCTTGATTATAAATCCCATCAGACAAAAGGACCGTTCCTGCTAAATTTCTATTTTCATATACATTTTGTACTTTTTCTAACAGGTCATGTAAATTCGTCTGTTGCTTATCAAAAGAGATTTCTTTCGCACTTTCTAGCTCCTCATCCCATTCAAGGTTTTTAAACTGAATATCATAACCTTCATCTTTTAATTCTTCAACTATTTCATCCAGACTATTTAAACTTTCAGATATTTTTACAGAGTCGACAACTAGGGGTATTGAAGTTGAATTATCTACAGCAAAAACTAATACAGGCTTTTCATAATCCTGTGTTTCTAGCTTAACAAAAGGCCCCAACATTAAAAAAAACAGCGCTGTAAATAGTAATGTACGTACTCCCATTAAAGAATAATTCACTTTTTTACTCCAAGGAGAATTTTTCCGATACAACAGATAAGATAATGCAAAGCCCATCAGAAAACATAAAGGAATAAACCAAATAGAGTATTCAGTAAGTAAATTGTTCATTGTATTTATTAATGTTGAATGTTGAAGAAATATAGGATTGGCTATTAACAAAATTCCAACTACCTTATATTAGCAGAAAAATAGGAAAATTCATTGAGACCTTAGCCTGAACCTAAAAAATATAGAGGTTTATACCTTGATAAAACAAATAAATTGTGCGAAGATTAAAACCAACATTAAACTATTACTTACGTAAGCTTAGAGATCTTATCTTTCTTAATCTCACAAAAATCTTCTTTTTAGTGAGTACACTGCTTATTGTTAGTGTTACTGTAGACCTTGTTAGTCATAAATACTACAAACCATCTTCGATAGATATTTTTTTCGAACGCTTTTTCCATGAGTACTGTGAGCTATTTCCAGAAATCGAAACTGATTTTAGGTTAAAAGATCGAGTAGAACGATATGCTATTGAAGGAAGGTTGGATGATGCTTCTTCAACACAATTCAATAAACTGCTCAAATCTTCCGAAAAAAATATTGAAATATTAAATAGCTACAAACAACACAAATTAGATAAAGAAGAACAGCTTTCAGCCCAAATATTGAGATACATTCTTGATGAGAGTATCACTTTTGGATACCTCTACCCTCAGTATGCATTAAAATTTGATCACATAAATGGTGAACATATTAAATTCATGCTGTTCATGATAAATTCTCACCAAATTGAAAATATTGCTGATGCTGACAACTACCTCAAAAGACTTTACGCCTACGAAAACAAGATTTCTCAAATCTTAACAGGCTATACTCTTCACACAACTTCAGAAACGAACGAGAGTCATTCTGGTGTTTTACATCGTGAGATAGATCAAAGTTTATCAGAGGCTATTTCAGAAGGTATTTTAAACGAAACCTTTATCATCCCTCACCCTGAAGTTCTTAGAACAATGCATAAGCAGATTGAGCTTTTAATCTGTGAGCCTAAAGTGCATTTTTTATATCATGACTTCAGAATAAAGATTGATAAACTTCAGAATATTTCTGATGCTGAGAAAGCTAAACTTCTTCTAGAAGTAGAAGAGGCAATACAAGAAAGTATTATACCTAGTAATCTTGCTTACCGAGATGTCATTCGTTTATTGCAAAGTTTACCAGCTTCTCAAGGAACTGTACCTGAAGATTTTTTCAAGTTTAGTTTGGTTAGAAATCTTGCAGAAGAACAAAGTGAGCTTTTCGGAAAACTGTCTACAGATTCATTGGTAGATAAAATTGACAACGAGATCAAATATTGGCAAAATGCTTTAGAAGAATGCGAAATCTCTACCAAAAATAAAGAACTACATTACGCCGATACTTATATAGAAAAGATGGCATCTGATAAATCTTTCTATTATAATTCGACAGATAGTCTCATTCATGACATCCTATCAAATATCCAAAAGCTAAGTTTAGGAGAAAAACCAATTTTATACTGGAATCAGAATGATCAGAATATAGATATTGTACCCATACCTACAGACCTACCGATTGGTATCATTCAACCTTATTACTATCCTTCGAGTTTAAATAACACTCGAAATGGTCGTTTATACATCCCTGCTGCTGATGGTTACAAAATACCTATCTACAAAGGAGTTGTATGGACACTGATGTATTTTTATGGTGATCATATCAGAAATATCCGTATTATGAATAGCGACCTTCCCTCCTTCCGCCGAATCTGGAATACTACAGGTTTTCAAAAAGGATGGCGTTATTTTCTTCTCAAAGAATTTCACCGTTTGAATCTGTATGAAAGGTACGAGATGGAGGAATGGATGATTGTATATGAAGCGCTCCAAAATGCCGTAGCTATGAGAGTTGACATTGGATTACAGTTACAATCGTGGAGTAGAAAAGAAGCTATTGATTACACGTCAAAAAATGCCTTACTATCTGAAATAGAGAGTAAATACATTGTAGATCAAGTCCTTGTTGAACCTGCAAACTTCTGTGTTACTTACAGTGCTTATGAACGTATTGACTTTTGGAGACATCAATTACAAAATAAACGTGGACGTAGCTTTTCCTTAAAAGACTTCCTCCATAACTTACTCACACACTACCCTATTCCTAGAAAATGGGAAGCTTCTTACTGGGGCTTCAAAATTGAAAATGAATAATTTAGCTGATCAAGGTCACTAAAATTGTTATATAATCTCAATCTTGGCCCAGAATCCTGTTATTTAATAGAATGTTATTGTTCGTATTTGTAAAGAATTGAATTTTATCCTTACTTTTGCGGAGTTAGGATTGGATGTAACTAATATTTTTTTTCATGGATTTGGAGATTAAAGAAAGGAACGGGTTTAAGTACATTGACGAAGGCGAAGGAGAAGTGCTATTATTATTGCACGGATTATTCGGCGCCTTGAGTAACTGGGAGCATGTGACAGAGCATTTTTCAAAAAAATATCGTGTCGTAATCCCAATGTTACCGTTATACACACTCCCGCTCAAAGATGCCGGGTTAAAAGGACTTAATAAATTCGTTGAGAAATTTGTTAAGGAATTTGGGTTTGAAAAGGTCAATATCGTTGGTAATTCCCTTGGAGGGCATGTGGGGTTGATCTACACCTTGAAAAACCAAGAGAAAGTAAATCGCCTAATTTTGACAGGAAGTTCAGGTTTGTATGAAAATACAATGGGTACTTCTTTCCCAAAAAGAGGTGATTATCAATTTGTAAAAGAAAAGACTGAGTACACATTCTATGACCCGAAAGTAGCTACTAAAGAGCTAATCGACGAGGTGTATGAAACGACTAAAGACAATGGTAAATGTATTCGTATCGTTTACTTGGCAAGGTCGGCTCAGAAAAACAATTTAAGAGATGATCTTAAAGATATTAAAGTAAAAACGTGTTTGATTTGGGGATCTAATGATACCATTACTCCACCAGAGGTTGCACATGAGTTTAATGAGAAGATTCCTGATACAGAGTTACACTTCATAGATAAGTGTTGTCATGCTCCAATGATGGAACATCCTAAGACTTTTAATACCCTTTTGGAGGACTTCTTGGAGAGAACAAAAAATTAAACTATCTTTCTTAGGATCACGTTTAATAACCAAGATAAAGCTAGCTTTATCTTGGTTATCTTTTTTTAAAGTATTTCTGCTAAATTCCTTCATACACATGTACGCAAAAGAATATATCAGCTCAGAGATTCCTGTTGTAAAAATGTCAGATCCTATAGAGAGGATTTATGAATGGATGGAGGAGTTACAACTCGACCAACTTCCAGTTGTTGAGGGGAATAAATTTCTTGGCGTTATCACAGAAGAATGTCTGCTAGACCTAGACCTATCTCAAGGGGTTAATAGTGGGAAGCACGCACTACAGCACCAAAAAGCATTTATCTATCAATATGACCATTTCTACAGAATTCTTGATATAGCAGGGGAACACTCAGTAGAATTAGTAGCTGTACTCAATGCCGAAGATGAATATATTGGCTGTATTTCACTCAGAGATACAGTAGCATCGCTATCAGATATGTTTGCCTCTCAAGTTGAAGGAAGTATCCTTGTTTTGAAAGTAGATGCAATCAATTATTCTTTAGCAGAGATAAGCCGCCATATAGAAACAAATAATGCACGAATCTTGAGTAGTTTTGTAGAAGTTGGTGAAGATAAAAACTCTCTACAATTGACACTCAAACTGAACACAAAAGACCTTACAAGTATCATTGCAACCTTGGAAAGATTCCAATACAAGATAGTTGCAAAATTCCAAGACGAGGAAACAATAGATACAAGCAAAGACCGAATAGGTCTATTACTTAAATATCTTGATATTTAATCACCTAATGACCATCAGTAAGATAAGATAAAGCCTTTCAAGTATGAGAGGCTTTTTTTTGTTTGCCTTATAACAAAAAGTATAAGATTATATAGGAAGTATTCTAAGAATTGATTTTCTTAGTTCTAATCTAACAAGGTGAGTAACAAACCATTTTTTTTTCATAGATGAAACATTTTTTATTACTAGCATTTCTTTTCAGCTTTTCTTCAATTAGTATCGCTAAAGACAAATTCAAATTTGGAAAAGTAAGTACTGAGCTATTAGAAATGACTAGCTACGCGCTAGACTCTACAGCAGAAGCTGTAATTATGTACGACAATGGAAACTCTAGAGTAGATTACTACTACGGTCAGGGTTTCATGATGAAGTTCAAAAGGACTGTTCGTATCAAAATTTTGACTGAGGATGGACTTGATCAAGCAAATCAAGAAATCTACTTCTCTACCAAACTTGATAAAATCACTGGACTTAAAGCTTACACACACAATCTGGTAGATGGTAAAATAGTCTCTACCAAACTAGATAAAGATAACGTATCTAGTGAAGAGGTAAGCAAGTACAGATCTGTTAGAAAATTTACACTTCCGCAAGTAAAAGTTGGCTCTGTTGTAGAATTCACTTACAATATTTCTAGTGAGTCTTTTGGGGTCGATACATGGTACTTCCAAGATGATATTCCAACAGTTAAATCAGAGTATTCATTTACTATTCCAGAATTTCTTGAATACAAATTTTTACCCGGAGGTTATCTTTACCCGAAATATGAAAAGGTTAATTCTACTGATCCTAAACTAGGAACTATTTTCAGGCATGAATGGAGTATGGAAAATGTCCCGGCATTTAAAGATGAATCGTTCATAGCTTCTTATGAAGATTACATCACTAAAATGGACTTTCAACTTCAAGCAATAAAAGATAGTTATGGTGTTGTAAGAGAGAGTTACCAAAGTTCTTGGGAAAAACTTGCTAAAGAACTTTTATTTGACTCTGAATTTGGAGGCTATCTGAATAAAACAAGTCGTTTAAAAAATGAAGTAGCACTTCTGTCTGCAAATGCTACCACAGATGCTGAGAAAATTGGTGCTATCTATAATTATGTAAACCAAAACTTCACTTGGAATAACAGCTACGGAATCATCCCTGGTGATGCATTCAATGAAGTAGTTAAAACAAAAACTGGTAATACAGCTGCACTTAACCTAATTTTAGTTGGAATGCTTCAAGAAGCGGGTATTAAAGCCGAGCCAGTTATCATTAGTACTAGACGTAATGGACTTATCAATCCTTCATATCCAATGCTAACTAGAATGAATTCTATTTTAGCTGTAGCCTTTGTTGAAGGTGGTCAAATTGTTATGAACGCAACTAATCCACTACGTACACCTAATACCATTGCTATAAATGATAGAAGTATGGGGAGTGGTATAACAGTCTCTAAAATGCCTCAGTGGGTCAATCTTAAAACTAATGTAAAAAGTCTTGAGATGACATATGTACAAGGTAGTATTTCCCCAGAAGGAGAAGTGAGTGCGAATATCATGCAATCTAAATCAGGGTACTATGCACTAAATGCTAGAAAGAAAATCCTTGCAAAAGGTGAAATGAAATACATTGAAGAAGTTCTTTCTGAAGATGATGCTGATGAAGAGGTTTCGGAAGCAGAAGGTGAAGATTTTGGCGTACAAGAAGCGTCTGTTGAGAACTTAAAAGAA
Coding sequences within:
- a CDS encoding OmpA family protein, with the translated sequence MIDRNIFLVFFFLLTSNHFSPLLGQQRVKVKGAILTAQNKSLRKVELDIFKVSEDQKLEFQIHKQIKLLKNSMFEFSLDKGCTYAFRFYKNQYYTTPSIIYLPSSSSTDDQVMLNVFLEPKNLIKQHFIIKSEEGQDISKETTVRVLNKISNEKLYLKLDSLNPILLEPAIDYEFEFSHSSHSSKKTELKISEDDNTPIEVSLKSRSEKLRLKEFFFAVNKWELQLDRVYELTKLIDQLLENPSLNVQIVCHEDARGDDDYNLWLSTKRAEAVSSYLIKKGITANRIIAFGKGEQELVNECSNGIRCSNEKHKENQRIEIELFLP
- a CDS encoding OmpA family protein, which encodes MSCFRNLLGNHLLLFIFLILLPSFALNASNRANKFIVKGVFIDKDTGKRVQGVSVLILNTKDQSKISLVTGKNGDFKVTLNDLAEYKIQGSKPMHLFSLEKSVLTYDLTPNTNIDLEFKIERIHFNTPYLLPNFKFHLNDKEIANTDARYITLLKEILDDHPDMSIEIRNHTDSRGSDDYNLTLSQKRADEIKKLLIKKGLPAQNILALGIGEKELLNECENNIKCSSTAHLINRRSEFVLTTP
- a CDS encoding VWA domain-containing protein, producing the protein MNNLLTEYSIWFIPLCFLMGFALSYLLYRKNSPWSKKVNYSLMGVRTLLFTALFFLMLGPFVKLETQDYEKPVLVFAVDNSTSIPLVVDSVKISESLNSLDEIVEELKDEGYDIQFKNLEWDEELESAKEISFDKQQTNLHDLLEKVQNVYENRNLAGTVLLSDGIYNQGFSPEYSPYRMNIHTLAIGDTMSKADIKVKSILSNRVAYKDNKFPIVAEVENKGFENQSTKIELIHKGKVLDKKVVKFSKDEDIQQFEFLANATEKGTQHFKVRISALDEEFTAENNSKDLYIDILEGREKILLVASAPHPDIKALKSAIEKDKNLELIVWIPGMKALKPDFFDKEKFDLAILHQVPSIGGKGRDILDKIKKKNIPCWYILGSQSDFTYFQKSGTPIHLRTANRNFDKVTPSVNSNFSSFSMDEENKVLLGKLPPVNVPFGNIEVDKGSNVLLYQRVGNIVTKKPLLVVNEVQAEKSAVMLGEGLWMWRLHEYSLTQKHKAFDNLISKTVQYLSTKEDKRKFRVFTQEAEYLDSDDVHFDTEVYNDIYERVYGQTIELNIADENEQNYSYSYVNSKGSNRFTVKDLPQGIYTFTANSNLNGKTEIARGQFTVKSINLEASQTSANFNALKNISLQNNGEFHEVKDIEQLKTYLIQNKPADIIHTHEDFMEIIGLEWLLAVIVLLATMEWFTRKVQGGY
- a CDS encoding DUF885 family protein, whose amino-acid sequence is MRRLKPTLNYYLRKLRDLIFLNLTKIFFLVSTLLIVSVTVDLVSHKYYKPSSIDIFFERFFHEYCELFPEIETDFRLKDRVERYAIEGRLDDASSTQFNKLLKSSEKNIEILNSYKQHKLDKEEQLSAQILRYILDESITFGYLYPQYALKFDHINGEHIKFMLFMINSHQIENIADADNYLKRLYAYENKISQILTGYTLHTTSETNESHSGVLHREIDQSLSEAISEGILNETFIIPHPEVLRTMHKQIELLICEPKVHFLYHDFRIKIDKLQNISDAEKAKLLLEVEEAIQESIIPSNLAYRDVIRLLQSLPASQGTVPEDFFKFSLVRNLAEEQSELFGKLSTDSLVDKIDNEIKYWQNALEECEISTKNKELHYADTYIEKMASDKSFYYNSTDSLIHDILSNIQKLSLGEKPILYWNQNDQNIDIVPIPTDLPIGIIQPYYYPSSLNNTRNGRLYIPAADGYKIPIYKGVVWTLMYFYGDHIRNIRIMNSDLPSFRRIWNTTGFQKGWRYFLLKEFHRLNLYERYEMEEWMIVYEALQNAVAMRVDIGLQLQSWSRKEAIDYTSKNALLSEIESKYIVDQVLVEPANFCVTYSAYERIDFWRHQLQNKRGRSFSLKDFLHNLLTHYPIPRKWEASYWGFKIENE
- a CDS encoding alpha/beta fold hydrolase; amino-acid sequence: MDLEIKERNGFKYIDEGEGEVLLLLHGLFGALSNWEHVTEHFSKKYRVVIPMLPLYTLPLKDAGLKGLNKFVEKFVKEFGFEKVNIVGNSLGGHVGLIYTLKNQEKVNRLILTGSSGLYENTMGTSFPKRGDYQFVKEKTEYTFYDPKVATKELIDEVYETTKDNGKCIRIVYLARSAQKNNLRDDLKDIKVKTCLIWGSNDTITPPEVAHEFNEKIPDTELHFIDKCCHAPMMEHPKTFNTLLEDFLERTKN
- a CDS encoding CBS domain-containing protein, which codes for MYAKEYISSEIPVVKMSDPIERIYEWMEELQLDQLPVVEGNKFLGVITEECLLDLDLSQGVNSGKHALQHQKAFIYQYDHFYRILDIAGEHSVELVAVLNAEDEYIGCISLRDTVASLSDMFASQVEGSILVLKVDAINYSLAEISRHIETNNARILSSFVEVGEDKNSLQLTLKLNTKDLTSIIATLERFQYKIVAKFQDEETIDTSKDRIGLLLKYLDI
- a CDS encoding DUF3857 domain-containing protein gives rise to the protein MKHFLLLAFLFSFSSISIAKDKFKFGKVSTELLEMTSYALDSTAEAVIMYDNGNSRVDYYYGQGFMMKFKRTVRIKILTEDGLDQANQEIYFSTKLDKITGLKAYTHNLVDGKIVSTKLDKDNVSSEEVSKYRSVRKFTLPQVKVGSVVEFTYNISSESFGVDTWYFQDDIPTVKSEYSFTIPEFLEYKFLPGGYLYPKYEKVNSTDPKLGTIFRHEWSMENVPAFKDESFIASYEDYITKMDFQLQAIKDSYGVVRESYQSSWEKLAKELLFDSEFGGYLNKTSRLKNEVALLSANATTDAEKIGAIYNYVNQNFTWNNSYGIIPGDAFNEVVKTKTGNTAALNLILVGMLQEAGIKAEPVIISTRRNGLINPSYPMLTRMNSILAVAFVEGGQIVMNATNPLRTPNTIAINDRSMGSGITVSKMPQWVNLKTNVKSLEMTYVQGSISPEGEVSANIMQSKSGYYALNARKKILAKGEMKYIEEVLSEDDADEEVSEAEGEDFGVQEASVENLKEIGKPLKVKFHRTIEGEGNMGDRIYVPMFLGLGWKSNPFQKEKRIYPVDLPYSMAENMSISLKIPEGYELESIPKPIRIVLPNKAASFTYNVSSTGNIIQIMSRMNLKKDSFMPEEYPTLREFFTQVFSKHQEQLVLVKKAQ